A window of the Algoriphagus halophilus genome harbors these coding sequences:
- the rplK gene encoding 50S ribosomal protein L11 — protein sequence MAKEITGYLKLQVKGGQANPSPPVGPALGSKGLNIMEFCKQYNARTQDKMGQVLPVLITIFSDKSFEFVVKTPPAANMLLEAAKLKGGSAEPNRKKVGSVTWDQVKEIAEVKMPDLNAFKVESAMKMIAGTARSMGITVSGQAPWEV from the coding sequence ATGGCTAAGGAAATCACTGGTTATTTAAAACTACAAGTGAAAGGTGGCCAGGCTAACCCGTCGCCTCCAGTAGGTCCAGCTCTTGGTTCCAAGGGTTTGAACATTATGGAGTTTTGTAAGCAATACAATGCACGTACCCAAGATAAAATGGGTCAGGTGCTTCCAGTATTGATTACAATTTTCTCGGATAAGTCTTTTGAATTCGTTGTAAAAACTCCTCCTGCAGCAAATATGTTGTTAGAGGCAGCGAAGTTGAAAGGTGGTTCTGCAGAGCCTAACCGTAAGAAAGTAGGTTCGGTTACCTGGGATCAGGTAAAAGAAATTGCAGAGGTTAAAATGCCTGACCTAAATGCTTTCAAAGTAGAGTCAGCTATGAAAATGATAGCTGGTACAGCTAGAAGCATGGGTATCACAGTATCTGGACAAGCCCCTTGGGAAGTATAA
- the rplA gene encoding 50S ribosomal protein L1: MAKLTKKQKEALSKYDPSQVYSLEAASSIVKEITNTKFDSSIDLDIRLGVDPRKADQMVRGVVALPHGTGKDIKVLVLCTPDKAAEATEAGADYVGLDDYIAKIEGGWTDIDVIITMPNVMAKVGRLGRVLGPRGLMPNPKSGTVTLDVAKAVKEVKAGKIDFKVDKFGIIHASVGKASFTPEKIQDNVRELMLTISKLKPSSSKGTYFKSIHLSSTMSPGIAVDKGSIQGI, from the coding sequence ATGGCTAAGTTAACAAAAAAGCAAAAAGAAGCTCTTTCTAAATATGACCCAAGCCAAGTGTACTCTCTTGAGGCAGCTTCTTCTATCGTTAAGGAAATTACCAATACCAAATTTGATTCTTCTATCGATCTAGACATCCGTTTGGGCGTGGATCCTAGAAAAGCGGATCAAATGGTAAGAGGCGTTGTAGCCCTTCCACATGGTACTGGTAAGGATATCAAAGTATTGGTACTTTGTACTCCAGACAAGGCGGCAGAAGCAACTGAAGCGGGTGCAGATTATGTGGGCTTGGATGACTACATCGCTAAAATCGAAGGTGGATGGACTGACATTGATGTCATCATCACAATGCCTAACGTAATGGCGAAGGTAGGTAGATTGGGTAGAGTATTAGGACCTAGAGGTTTGATGCCTAACCCAAAATCCGGAACAGTTACTTTGGATGTAGCTAAAGCTGTTAAAGAGGTGAAAGCTGGTAAGATTGATTTCAAAGTTGATAAATTTGGAATTATCCATGCTAGCGTTGGTAAAGCATCTTTTACTCCTGAAAAAATTCAGGACAACGTAAGAGAATTAATGCTTACGATCTCTAAGCTTAAGCCTAGCTCATCTAAAGGTACATACTTCAAAAGTATTCATTTATCAAGTACAATGTCTCCTGGAATCGCAGTGGACAAGGGTAGTATTCAAGGTATTTAA
- the rplJ gene encoding 50S ribosomal protein L10, which translates to MTRDEKKVIIDGLTEKFRENPFFYITDASGFSVAQVNAFRRTCFEKGVEYKVYKNTLIQKALENLDADYSPLSDKALKGFSGIIFSKETSNLPAKVLLDFRKKIGKKETRPVFKGAAIETDIIIGEENLEMLSKLKSKQELLGDLLGLLQSPAMNLISALQSGQNNLTGVLKTLADKEEA; encoded by the coding sequence ATGACTAGAGACGAAAAGAAAGTAATAATCGACGGTCTTACCGAGAAATTCAGAGAAAACCCTTTCTTCTACATCACAGATGCATCAGGTTTTTCTGTTGCTCAAGTGAATGCGTTCAGAAGAACTTGTTTTGAAAAAGGTGTTGAGTACAAAGTATACAAAAATACGCTGATTCAAAAAGCGCTTGAAAACCTTGATGCAGACTATTCTCCATTAAGTGACAAAGCTCTTAAAGGATTCTCTGGAATTATTTTCTCTAAAGAGACTAGTAATTTGCCAGCAAAAGTTTTGCTGGATTTCAGAAAGAAAATAGGTAAAAAAGAAACTAGACCAGTATTCAAAGGTGCTGCTATTGAAACTGATATCATTATCGGTGAAGAGAACCTTGAAATGTTGTCTAAACTTAAATCAAAGCAGGAGCTTTTGGGCGACCTACTAGGATTGCTACAATCTCCAGCTATGAATCTTATCTCTGCTTTGCAAAGTGGTCAAAACAACCTTACAGGTGTGCTTAAGACCCTAGCTGACAAAGAAGAAGCATAA
- the rplL gene encoding 50S ribosomal protein L7/L12: protein MADLTQLADQLVNLTVKEVKELTDILKDQYGIEPAAAGVAVVAGGAGGGEAAAEEEKTSFDVILKSAGASKLAVVKLVKELTGLGLKDAKDLVDSAPKALKEGIAKDEAEGLKKSLEEAGAEVEIK from the coding sequence ATGGCAGATCTTACGCAACTTGCAGATCAGTTGGTGAACTTGACTGTAAAAGAAGTTAAAGAATTGACAGATATCCTTAAAGATCAGTACGGAATCGAACCTGCTGCTGCTGGTGTAGCAGTTGTAGCTGGTGGTGCTGGTGGAGGAGAAGCTGCTGCAGAAGAAGAGAAAACTTCATTCGACGTTATCTTGAAATCTGCTGGTGCATCTAAATTGGCAGTAGTTAAATTGGTAAAAGAATTGACAGGACTTGGATTGAAAGATGCAAAAGACCTAGTTGATTCTGCTCCTAAAGCCTTGAAAGAAGGTATCGCTAAGGACGAAGCTGAAGGCTTGAAGAAGTCTTTGGAAGAAGCTGGTGCTGAAGTAGAGATCAAATAA